The stretch of DNA TTACCCATTTTCTAACTGAAATAGAGGCCGAGGGATGTTGGGAACTACTCCAGGCCCCTGACCAAGCAGAATGAGCTGGGGTGAGAACTGATGGTCAGGATACACCCTCCCTATCATCACCAGACAGGGACAGATGGAGCCTGTGAGTGACAGCATGGGGCTGGGACATGACAGGCCCCACTTGCCCCAGACTCACCGCCAGGTAGGCCAGAGCAGGGGTTCCATTGAGGCAGATCTCCATTGGTGTCTCTTGGTTATAGCGGGTGTCATAGAACCGGGGCCAAGTTGATGGGATGGAGCTGCCTGCCTGGCCCAGGAACCAGTAGGCCTCAAAGATCTTGGTCAGGTCTCGAGCCAGGCAGCTGCAGTTGTACATGACCACGCCCAGCTCCTTGACCTGTAGGAGGGCAGTGCTGAGCTCAGGGACAGTGGCCTGGTGCTCAAGATGACAGGGACACTCCCCAGTCTGACCTCTGGCTATCCTCCTGTCCCTCAGTACCCCTCCACCCCAGCTCCAGTAGCTAAAGTCCTAGCATGATTACCAACTTAAGTTTTGATGAAAATCAGTTATTCCAAAGCTCCAGGTTTCCTGAACATTTGCAATCTGCTGTTGCTTCTACCCTCCACTGAGCTAGCTTCTACTCATTCGTAGGTCTAGGCTGACACATGtcctccttcaggaagcctcCCGTGACTACCCAGCCTGTGTCAGGCATTCCTCCGGGCTCTCATAGTCCCTTGGGAttccttcctcattctctctggTGACAAATTGGTCTTCCCACTGGGCTGCGAGGACAGGTACCAGGGATGTCTCAGTCACAGCTGTATCTGCATCTCCCTGCATAATTGCTGAGATTAAAGGTTAGGGGAGCTCTCTGTTGAGGAAATGAATTCATGAGTTAATGTGTGTCTTATCTTCACCTCATTCCCCAAGCTGTTTTCTGTTCCCTATCTTGGGCTAATTCCTCCCTATCCTTCAGGGATCAGATTAGTTATACCTCCTTTGGGAAACCCTCCAATACCCCAGGTTGGGGTCTCTGAGCTTCTACAACCCTCTGTTCCCTCCATCCTGGCCCTGACCCTCTGCCTGTGTCTCCCCAACCCTGGCCCTGACCCCTCTGGGCTGTCACTGTCAGGTGACAGGCCAGTCTCCATTGGACTGGGAGTTCCATGAGGTCCATCTGTTACCACCATGTTCCCAACATTACCCGGGACAGGGCTGGACTTAAGAGCAGGCACACAGAGATGCACAATGAATATCAAATGGGTGCACAGGTCCTTGAACGCCCTGCAGAGGCGCTGGTAGCTGCAACTGGGGATCAGAGGGAGCCCCAGGCttccaggagcagggagagggcagCAGAGGGCTCCATTTGGggattcttcattttttaacagggtctcactgtgtcactcaggctggagtgcggtggcatgaatACAacccactgtagcctcaaactcctgggctcaagtgatcctcccacctcagcctcccaagtagctgggaccacaggtgtgtgccaccacacctggctaattttttttttggtagacatggggtctcactatgttgcccaggctggtctccactcctaggctcaagcgatcctcccaccttggcctcccaaagtgttgggattacaggtgtgagccaccgtgcataaCTTGAATTAGGGAGGCCTGTGCAGTCAGAGGCTGGGTGCCCTGTGGGGCAGGGATTGGCCTGGAAGGAAGGTAGACAGGGTGCAGGCAGACCTGGGTCAGTGAACGCCAGTCCATGTTGGCACTGCCCAGGTAGAAGTGGGTCTGGTCCACCACCCAGAACTTGGTATGCAGGACGCCATGGGTCAGCTTCTGCATGTCCACCATGCGGACCTGGGCACCTGTGACCAGCAGGGGCAGTGATCAGGGACCAGGCTGGGTACCCCCAGGCCCAGACCAGCCCCAGTTGGGCCCCAGCTCACCACTCTGCAGCAGGGCCTGCAGGTCCGTCTGTGGCTGGGGCCCATTGGGTTTGCTCACAGCGATGCGGACATTCACGCCCTTTGGTGCCAGGGTCTGCAGCTGCCGGAGGACCTCCTCACCCTGCAGGGAGGGGAGAGCTTCTGAGGGGCTGGACCAGCCAGCTCTCCAACCCCACAAGGTAATGCCCAGTGGAGTTATTTTGAGACATGATTAGGAGTAAACAGGCTTTACATTAGCCTGTATAAAGACTTTacagattaaaatattaaaagacttcCTTATCTGTTTTAAACATCTTTATCTGCTTTAATAATTAGTTGCCCTGTAATCCCCCTCCAAGGCCTCCTGatccctcctgccccctcctgcCCCTCCAGGGACTTTCTCAAAATTCAGCATCAAGGCAGGGCCTCCAGGCATCTTCCAGGATGGTGGGGGCGAGGCTCAGGCAGGGGGTCCCGGAAGGTATCGGGTGAGGCACGATGATGCCAACAACAGCAACGATCAAGGATGCCCTggaacctactgtgtgccaggccctgttctagaCCCCTTCTCAGTGaactcactgaatcctcacaacCCGGTGAGGCTGGTTTAATTATAATCCCCATGGAGAACTCAGTAGTGGagtgggattttgtttttgtttgtttgtttgttgagacaggtcttgctacgttgcccaggctgatcttcaattcctgggctcaagcattcctcctgcctcagtctcccaagtagctggtacctcAAGAGTGCACCACATCCAGCTATggagcaggatttgaacccagaccatCTGCCTCCTACATCTGTGTTTTAAACTACTTCAGAGGGAGCCAGTAGGGAGTGGGAGCTCATAtggttttttttaacataaaaacatttttttagagacagggtttcactatgttgcccaggctagagtgcagtggcacgatcatggctcactgcagcctccaattcctaggctcaagccatcctcctgctttagcctcccaagtagctgggaccacaggtgtgtaccacgatgcctggctttggtttttaacttttgtaattattactattcctttttcttttttttttgagacagggtcttgctgtgttgcctgggctggagtgtagtggcatgatcacagctcactgcagcctccaactcctgggctcgagccatCCGCCTTCCATCCCCTGAGTATCTGAGACTGCAGGCGCGTAcaacaccctgctaatttttttttttttttttttttagtagagacgggggtctccttatgttgctcaggctagtctcaaattcttgggctcaagtgatcctcctgtctaggcctcccagagtgctgggattacagatgtgagtcaccacacttggccataattattttttttgcagGCAGTTCTTAAGGAGCCTTGTAATTTTAGTTAAGTTTTAAGATAACTTCTCACAAAAAGAGGCAGTagggagaagaaaacagaaggaacaaATTCATGGTTTTCAGTGGAAGAGGTTATCCATGTAGGCTGTTCCTTTTCAAATGGTGAAGCTTTTACGTTCTTAAGTTTGTCTGCAGACCATAGCAGGATATAGTAACAGGAGACAGAAAGGCtaactctgtgccaggcactgggctaaaaTTTGCTTGGATTAGTCCATTCATCCTCACAAGAGCCCTAAGAAGCAGGTGCTATAAAttgaccccattttacagataaactgAAGCCGGAGAGAACAGGTGACCTGcctggggtcacacagctggaaggTGGCCCCTGTCTTGATGCTGGGCTGTTAATTACTCcactcttccatttctttgtgtgaCGGGGTCAGGGCAGCTTGTAGGTGAGTGACATCCGCCAGCCTAATAATCCCTTGTAACCAAACCCGCACTCTGACATTCAGAGGCCTACAGATGACCGTGACAAACGCCTCCGGTCCAGAGAACCATGTGAAGGCAGCTGCTTGCAAACACCTGTGTCCAATCCGCTGTGTGAGACATGCCCATCTGTCTCCTGGGCTACAGGAGAAACCCCTTCATCCCCCACAGTCCCCGCTgcctcccaccccctgcccctgctACTGGCCAGGGCCAAGGTTGCAGGTACCTGCTGGGCAGAGGGCTCCTGCGTGTGGGTGTCATTGTTGGTGAGGGTCCAGTAGAAGGAGGCGATGTCCAGGCTGCTGTGTGCACCGGCGAGCAGGCCCAGCCAGGCCTGGCTGGTGGAAGGGTTCCCCGTGGAGGCATTGGGGAAGTCCAGGCCCTCAGGAATGCTTTCCACCAGCACTGCTCTGGGGGGGTGGGGGATGCTATCAGCCATAGGGTGCTGGAGAGCAACGGCTGGGAGGTGAGTGCCCAGCTGTCCGTCCATGGGTGTGTTGGAcagactatatattttttttagagacagagtctcgccttgtcgcccaggctagaagtgcagtggcgcaatctcggctcactgcagcctcgaacccctgggctcaagcgatccttccgcctcaacctcttgagtagctgggactacaggtgtgcgccagtacgcctggctactttttttacttttagtagagatggagcctatgttgcccaggctggtctggagctcctgggctcaaacaatcctcccgccttagccccCCAAAGTGTCAcaattacgggcgtgagccaccaagcctggctaaactctatttgagtttttattttctcttaaaaatttttaaaaaaactgtgtgTATTTGAATGTGTGCCTGGACTCATGATCCTCTGAGTGTCTGTCTAGAGGTGTGGAAGGAAGGTCGTGTatttagatgtgtgtgtgtgtgtgtgagtccaCAGATGTGGGTGGAAGATGCTGTGTCTGTTCACGGGCGGATAGAAGATGACGCTGTGGCTGCCATAGAAACTATGTgtgtggaggaggagggggcgGGCGAGCACTTGGGAGCCTGCAACCTCCTCAGTTGTCGCAAGCACTGGGTAGGGCTGAGTGCAGGCCCTGCTTAGTGTGTGCTTAAGTGTCCCTGGTCTGGCaggcccctccccccaccacctgCAGCGCCCCCCACTTACTCGCAAGGGTCATAGCAGGGGGCTGGGCGCTGGTTGGGTCCAAAGAGATGCAAGTCGCCGTATTCCCATAGAAACAGCTGAGTCATCAGGGCTCCGAAGCCCACAACCGCCAGAATGAGGACCAGCAGGACCCAGCGGGCTttctgtggggaggaggaggtagTCAGCCAGCCCGAGGGGGCAGCCCAGCCTGTCCCTGAGGCAGGGCGAGGGTGGCGGAGGGCTCCTACCTTTTCCGCAGCCTTCCACGCCTCAATCTCATTCATGGGCAGCTCGTTGGCGGGCTCCTCTGCAGGCACCTTCAGCTGGGGATGGGGACAACAGCAGGGGTGACAGGTGGCTCTTcagaacccccacccccacttcacCCAGCTCTACCCTGCTGAGTCCCCCAATTCACCTACCTCCTGG from Rhinopithecus roxellana isolate Shanxi Qingling chromosome 12, ASM756505v1, whole genome shotgun sequence encodes:
- the PLD3 gene encoding phospholipase D3; the protein is MKPKLMYQELKVPAEEPANELPMNEIEAWKAAEKKARWVLLVLILAVVGFGALMTQLFLWEYGDLHLFGPNQRPAPCYDPCEAVLVESIPEGLDFPNASTGNPSTSQAWLGLLAGAHSSLDIASFYWTLTNNDTHTQEPSAQQGEEVLRQLQTLAPKGVNVRIAVSKPNGPQPQTDLQALLQSGAQVRMVDMQKLTHGVLHTKFWVVDQTHFYLGSANMDWRSLTQVKELGVVMYNCSCLARDLTKIFEAYWFLGQAGSSIPSTWPRFYDTRYNQETPMEICLNGTPALAYLASAPPPLCPSGRTPDLKALLNVVDNARSFIYIAVMNYLPTLEFSHPHRFWPAIDDGLRRAAYERGVKVRLLISCWGHSEPSMRAFLLSLAALRDNHTHSDIQVKLFVVPANEAQARIPYARVNHNKYMVTERATYIGTSNWSGNYFTETAGTSLLVTQNGRGSLRSQLEAVFLRDWDSPYSHDLDASADSVGNACRLL